From Halomicrobium salinisoli, the proteins below share one genomic window:
- a CDS encoding alpha/beta fold hydrolase — translation MSQTAAGAELRGVDVAGPPDGEPIVFVHGVTFTRATWAPQREALSDEFRVVVPDLPGHGARSETDFRMEAALDRLTDVIDEVAGGSATLAGLSLGGYVATEFARRNPDMVDALVISGSSANPVGSLETLTRVVSKLSNAATKSRLVRRGADALARRWIDRRDLPRDVKREIKDAGFYPGQFGEAGLELAGRDFRTAFAAYPGPALICNGRWDLLNRLGERAHASAAGDADVEAFAGAGHVCTLERPEEYIATIRRVVRTRARR, via the coding sequence ATCGTGTTCGTGCACGGCGTGACCTTCACGCGGGCGACGTGGGCGCCCCAGCGCGAGGCGCTGTCCGACGAGTTCCGGGTCGTGGTGCCGGACCTGCCCGGCCACGGCGCGCGCTCGGAGACGGACTTCCGGATGGAGGCGGCGCTGGACCGCCTGACGGACGTGATCGACGAGGTCGCGGGCGGGTCGGCGACGCTGGCCGGCCTGTCGCTGGGCGGGTACGTCGCGACGGAGTTCGCCCGGCGCAACCCCGACATGGTCGACGCGCTGGTGATCTCCGGCAGCAGCGCCAACCCCGTCGGCTCCCTGGAGACGCTCACCCGCGTCGTCTCGAAGCTCTCGAACGCCGCGACGAAGAGCCGGCTGGTCCGGCGCGGCGCCGACGCCCTCGCCCGCCGGTGGATCGACCGTCGAGACCTCCCGCGGGACGTGAAACGGGAGATCAAGGACGCGGGGTTCTACCCCGGGCAGTTCGGCGAGGCGGGCCTGGAGCTGGCCGGCCGGGACTTCCGGACCGCGTTCGCGGCCTACCCCGGCCCGGCGCTGATCTGCAACGGCCGCTGGGACCTGCTCAACCGGCTCGGCGAGCGGGCCCACGCCTCGGCCGCCGGGGACGCCGACGTCGAGGCGTTCGCCGGCGCGGGCCACGTCTGTACCCTCGAGCGGCCCGAGGAGTACATAGCGACCATCCGCCGCGTCGTCCGGACGCGGGCGCGGCGGTAG